The following are encoded together in the Salvia hispanica cultivar TCC Black 2014 chromosome 6, UniMelb_Shisp_WGS_1.0, whole genome shotgun sequence genome:
- the LOC125192947 gene encoding uncharacterized membrane protein YuiD-like isoform X1 has protein sequence MGAADADAAATLRSAVAPANLSLISALLACAVAQFLKPFTTWLKDKKWDSRKMVSSGGMPSSHSATVTALATAIGLEEGVGAASFSIAVVLACVVMYDATGIRLHAGRQAELLNQIVCELPPGHPVANVRPLRDSLGHTPLQIYAVHMMGVVEHLLFFCCSTI, from the exons ATGGGCGCCGCCGATGCTGATGCTGCGGCGACTCTCCGTTCCGCCGTTGCCCCTGCAAACCTATCCCTCATTTCCGCCTTGCTCGCCTGTGCAGTTGCTCAGTTCCTCAAACCTTTCACTACTTG GTTGAAGGATAAAAAATGGGATTCTAGAAAGATGGTTAGCTCAGGTGGAATGCCGTCATCACATTCAGCGACTGTCACTGCTCTTGCAACTGCAATTGGCTTGGAAGAAGGAGTAGGAGCAGCATCATTTTCCATTGCAGTTGTCTTGGCATGTGTT GTGATGTACGATGCTACTGGCATTAGACTTCATGCGGGTCGGCAAGCTGAG TTATTGAATCAAATTGTGTGTGAATTGCCCCCTGGGCATCCGGTTGCTAATGTCAGACCTCTTCGGGATTCGCTAGGCCACACTCCACTGCAG ATATATGCCGTACATATGATGGGGGTAGTGGAGCACCTTCTGTTCTTCTGTTGCAGTACCATATag
- the LOC125192947 gene encoding uncharacterized membrane protein YuiD-like isoform X2, translating into MGAADADAAATLRSAVAPANLSLISALLACAVAQFLKPFTTWLKDKKWDSRKMVSSGGMPSSHSATVTALATAIGLEEGVGAASFSIAVVLACVVMYDATGIRLHAGRQAELLNQIVCELPPGHPVANVRPLRDSLGHTPLQVLAGALLGCLVAFLLKISST; encoded by the exons ATGGGCGCCGCCGATGCTGATGCTGCGGCGACTCTCCGTTCCGCCGTTGCCCCTGCAAACCTATCCCTCATTTCCGCCTTGCTCGCCTGTGCAGTTGCTCAGTTCCTCAAACCTTTCACTACTTG GTTGAAGGATAAAAAATGGGATTCTAGAAAGATGGTTAGCTCAGGTGGAATGCCGTCATCACATTCAGCGACTGTCACTGCTCTTGCAACTGCAATTGGCTTGGAAGAAGGAGTAGGAGCAGCATCATTTTCCATTGCAGTTGTCTTGGCATGTGTT GTGATGTACGATGCTACTGGCATTAGACTTCATGCGGGTCGGCAAGCTGAG TTATTGAATCAAATTGTGTGTGAATTGCCCCCTGGGCATCCGGTTGCTAATGTCAGACCTCTTCGGGATTCGCTAGGCCACACTCCACTGCAG GTTTTAGCAGGTGCTTTGTTGGGATGTTTGGTGGCATTCCTCTTGAAAATAAGTTCTACATAA
- the LOC125196118 gene encoding aspartate carbamoyltransferase 1, chloroplastic-like, producing MASSSLFSTCTINGSVLASKASQTSAEPVCNHLNGSSKLTYRSLPISASADISHSRAFPNGRAFDWKQGNLSLRGGVGCKALAVETKPFFSVGSKFQLEDVIEAQQFNRDTLSAIFDVAKEMEKIEKNSTGSNLLKGYLMATLFYEPSTRTRLSFESAMKRLGGEVLTTENAREFSSAAKGETLEDTIRTVEGYTDIIVMRHFESGAARRAAATANIPVINAGDGPGQHPTQALLDVYTIQKERGKLDGIKVGLVGDLAYGRTVRSLAYLLAKYKDVKIYFVSPEVVKMKEDIKDYLTSQGVEWEESADLMEVASKCDVVYQTRIQRERFGGRTDLYEEARGKYIVDQNVLDVMQEHAIIMHPLPRLDEITVEVDADPRAAYFRQAKNGLYIRMALLKLLLLGW from the exons ATGGCATCATCTTCGCTATTTTCCACTTGCACCATAAATGGGAGTGTACTTGCTTCCAAGGCTTCACAGACCAGTGCTGAGCCTGTCTGCAATCATCTCAATGGTAGCTCAAAGCTAACGTATAGATCCCTGCCCATATCTGCATCTGCCGACATATCACATTCACGGGCTTTTCCAAATGGGAGAGCATTTGACTGGAAACAAGGGAACTTATCTCTCAGGGGTGGAGTCGGATGCAAAGCATTGGCTGTTGAGACAAAGCCTTTCTTTTCCGTGGGGAGTAAGTTTCAACTTGAAGATGTCATTGAAGCTCAACAGTTTAATAGAGATACTCTCAGTGCCATATTTGATGTGGCAAAGGAGATGGAGAAGATTGAGAAGAACTCAACTGGAAGCAACCTTCTAAAGGGGTATCTGATGGCTACCCTGTTTTATGAGCCTTCAACCAGAACTAGGCTTTCATTTGAGTCCGCTATGAAACGTTTGGGTGGGGAAGTGTTAACTACAGAAAATGCACGGGAGTTCTCGTCAGCAGCAAAGGGGGAGACACTTGAAG ATACCATAAGAACAGTTGAAGGCTACACTGATATCATAGTAATGAGGCATTTTGAAAGTGGTGCTGCAAGAAGAGCAGCGGCGACAGCCAATATCCCAGTTATCAATGCCGGAGATGGTCCTGGACAGCATCCAACCCAG GCTCTCCTCGATGTATACACTATtcaaaaagagagaggaaaacTTGATGGAATCAAAGTCGGGCTTGTAGGAGATCTTGCTTATGGGAGAACAGTTCGCTCACTTGCCTATCTGCTGGCCAAGTACAAAGATGTCAAAATCTATTTTGTGTCGCCAGAAGTAGTGAAAATGAAG GAAGACATAAAAGATTATCTTACCTCTCAAGGAGTTGAATGGGAAGAGAGTGCTGATTTAATGGAGGTGGCTTCAAAATGTGATGTTGTTTATCAAACCCGTATTCAGCGAGAAAGATTTGGAGGAAGAACTGATCTTTATGAAGAAGCTAGAGGCAAGTACATTGTGGATCAGAATGTACTGGATGTGATGCAGGAACATGCAATCATAATGCATCCTCTACCACGGCTTGATGAG ATAACTGTCGAAGTTGATGCTGATCCAAGGGCTGCCTACTTCAGACAAGCAAAGAATGGCCTATACATCCGTATGGCCCTTTTGAAGCTTTTGCTTCTCGGCTGGTAA
- the LOC125196119 gene encoding small ubiquitin-related modifier 1-like: protein MSTVEDDKKPADSTIHINLKVKGQDGNEVFFRIKRSTALKKLMNAYCDRQSVEYSSIAFLFDGRRLRPEQTPDELEMEDGDEVDAMLHQTGGA from the exons ATGTCTACCGTTGAAGACGACAAGAAGCCCGCTGATTCTACCATTCACATCAATCTCAAAGTTAAAGGCCAG GACGGAAATGAGGTGTTTTTTAGGATCAAGAGAAGCACGGCGCTGAAGAAGCTGATGAATGCTTACTGCGACCGACAATCGGTTGAGTACAGCTCTATTGCTTTCCTCTTTGACGGCCGTCGTCTCCGACCCGAGCAGACACCGGATGAG CTTGAAATGGAGGATGGTGATGAGGTTGATGCAATGTTGCACCAGACTGGTGGCGCCTGA